A single window of Bombus pascuorum chromosome 1, iyBomPasc1.1, whole genome shotgun sequence DNA harbors:
- the LOC132906638 gene encoding mitogen-activated protein kinase-binding protein 1 isoform X1, with protein sequence MMEPPVTSKVLRAPNLKRGQENVRIQDRIKLERVLGVTVSSNAALDCDATSELVAYPAGCTVVLFNPRKNTQAHVLNACRKTVTSLALAGDGRFLATGECGHMPNVRVWDISDPYNAVQFAEFSGHKYGINCVAFSPSNKYVVSVGSQHDMIVNVWDWRNNVKVASNKVSSKVKAVCFAENGNYFVTVGNRHVKFWYLEYSRSAKYKEPVPLMGRSAILGEQRNNDFVDVACGRGDMADSTYAITKTGLLCEFNNRRLLDKWVELRTSSANCMAVGDKYIFIGCAEGIVRCFSPSTLQFITTLPRTHYLGVDVAQGLSISHMSQHPTNARYPDAIALAFDERNNKLTCVYNDHSIYVWDVRDIRRVGKSHSFLYHSACIWGVEMYPTGSDSMTSMPAGSFITCSSDDTIRVWNLEKDISPDDTLYKRNIYSNELLKVLYIDPELTYLKDLDLAAAGSSEKSDASYDGRNGVRSIRVSPDGKHLASGDRSGNIRIHDLSSLEELCLIEAHDAEVLCLEYSKFSRYSAEPPRLLASASRDRLIHVFSVDQGYNFLQTLDDHSSSITAVRFFNQSNQSNQIQMVSCGADKSIIFRQLQSTPGGMPQFARGHNAQGKTTLYDMEVDSGQKHVLTACQDRNIRVYNVATGKHSKTFKGSVGEDGSLIKVVLDASGIYVATSCTDKTLCVYDYYSGECMATMLGHSELVTGLRFSPDCRNLVSASGDGCIFVWRVPRDMVVTMQARLAQQAMRAGKRPSQVNGTGIDIQLDNETFGSPPPEFLDPNANPASQNVGVDYRFSVGQLPLWAKKQINTTNADESAVLGSNVRPLGVDLPKGRWAQRVQQGDGITVKSVYDSDEVIPFPPPRGAIDSDGGGGGGGSKDSSIDSGTETKCSSDYRRETIVIKREEDETVFQPCPDSYRELADETKQVIGGNVTVTRGSNITELTRQSRSRHHTDDSSLGSFKFEDHESTEHDGDVEDYSEGENGTTGSEKSHHRLMYYPAPEDTVSNQFTVNAMDVEELRRSQRRQKKPRNGESGRTSELTASGSQDDSDSEGGASTPSAERNPLSMLSEASSEGFDQLAKQSHREKFLKNAFESLSGAEEPTNRSVKTTSISSQFHGRLSGNGDNGGNNKIRNAAVVNATKQARGDSDVVKKREELQRRIEETRRKLQSVGYKSSLKTSQSISDLSSHIPEKHHRSNRLSTGNKSGQQSQYSKPINPCKPIPNPKPPLKPQQLVNKISVVGNAPLKLDIPNDNCLSKSPTTSCVNDKTKPSLSRPLTLTLKKTEKYKLSLNKPNQSLPESPVCEELKLLKEQCKKNVSRFARFAQKRRSCSYFIGLDDNEEDMENIAKSFESLPAMNERNIENLNDPMDDGDEGNGNFSDDSLEGDFKNPPRRCVSDYQINMHIDHQQGTQRNYSTYQTFSKRILTGSQESILSDASVESFSKGSAEILDYSHYDNDRHSSASFFLSRRKMQAGRSHESILTDESDYQMFPLHENMDHRSTESVLTDDSDSLVKSAPLEMLFDSHYKRKRQNSETYSGNPNNAVIPSSNTENSANDPTSCRAVFRSKSLQDTRISQARNENSYSEDNAQPATCIYYEFNFNDQNDTNVEMRIGTKSDTMSRSNSLKVAKEPQSMLILNDFVAHKPPKPKRNSARTQSMRNRARPAWNKYVDSASQSSCVKPADSDNYPNKSHGEDRAVRNGGEGNSDANESLRGSKRIEQLLQPSNYSLQPSDDKDSKTKFYSLQTRRPDKGIAYDAGGPMDNFAFDPNDSSCQTKSYRARDVDEDQIDSSHAERNRHRCFENQIPTKDTQETYDSLEPPTVVSCDLQATGMQNASNLLTTNERIDNLDASVDLRITRAIEGTVKLLSKEFENLVRREQYLMKEKCLRMSHCQETSENFAKLEAERDGRFCSLRRDIRFHSGGEDSDCADTSAMDKSMMESGSSTSASSCTNSPKRMWPPASRCQSHTKWTKTLPTINQVILPSKHLYAVGSSGGRISSKVFDSEEEGGGMRRACSLSDLSVSPPNRLLHGPIQVSGKVGNKNANASARSGLGSANSGNQSRHSSTKNHSSHMTRSSSVGVLNQSDSESDVGAGNNRGWNNQTGNNRISGLMRPTISSQNKINHQAKSNSSSNSNLPSVLRRRGMQGAYSSVNLSQVGNQEDSSSEDTSSNGNGGKPALPPRPRSISIDHSTTSLSLPGTTVRRSGSTTIITNGRNGNNTMGQSASRMSTTNRNQLDPSPQELPVKDTDRAIDVASAELGTDKTLVSTQLCNTIADELTRTADNVVQLYKRLTIDNEDDPSRASIDRDTMLRGLESSVNETMRTLRLVVSGGEGHEGSANAENVTMNEATAKFQELLAGQDQGKVVNMMQQYSELLLNMMQQRMGGTQSSHT encoded by the exons ATCAAGCTAGAACGCGTACTCGGAGTAACCGTATCGAGCAATGCAGCCCTGGATTGCGACGCGACCAGCGAGTTGGTCGCTTATCCTGCCGG CTGTACCGTCGTTTTGTTCAACCCACGAAAGAATACGCAGGCCCACGTGTTGAACGCTTGTCGCAAAACGGTAACTTCTTTGGCCCTCGCCGGCGATGGAAGGTTCCTGGCCACCGGAGAGTGCGGCCACATGCCGAACGTTCGAGTTTGGGACATCTCCGATCCGTACAATGCTGTGCAGTTCGCCGAATTTTCCGGACACAAGTACGGCATCAACTGCGTG GCATTCTCACCGAGCAACAAGTACGTGGTATCCGTGGGCTCTCAACACGATATGATCGTCAACGTCTGGGACTGGAGGAACAATGTTAAAGTGGCGTCGAACAAAGTCTCGAGCAAAGTGAAGGCCGTCTGCTTCGCGGAAAACGGCAATTACTTCGTTACCGTCGGCAACAGACACGTCAAGTTTTGGTATCTCGAATACTCGCGCAGTGCCAAG TATAAGGAACCTGTGCCTTTGATGGGTCGGTCTGCCATATTAGGAGAACAGAGAAACAACGATTTCGTGGACGTAGCCTGCGGCCGAGGGGATATGGCGGATTCGACGTACGCCATCACCAAAACGGGGCTTCTATGCGAATTTAATAACAGGAGGCTGTTGGACAAATGGGTGGAGCTTCGT ACGAGCAGTGCCAATTGCATGGCCGTTGGAGACAAATACATCTTCATCGGCTGCGCGGAGGGAATCGTGAGGTGCTTCAGTCCTAGCACGCTTCAATTCATCACCACGTTACCGAGAACGCATTACCTAGGCGTGGACGTAGCTCAGGGATTGTCCATTAG TCACATGTCTCAGCATCCGACGAACGCGAGGTATCCGGACGCGATCGCGCTGGCGTTCGACGAACGGAACAACAAGTTGACCTGCGTCTACAACGACCACAGCATCTACGTGTGGGACGTACGGGACATCAGGCGGGTCGGCAAGTCCCATTCGTTTCTCTACCACTCGGCGTGTATCTGGGGCGTCGAGATGTATCCCACAGGATCGGATTCCATGACCAGTATGCCTGCTGGCAGTTTCATCACCTGCTCCAGCGACGACACCATCCGCGTGTGGAACCTCGAAAAGGACATCTCCCCGGACGACACGCTCTACAAGCGAAACATCTATAGCAACGAGTTGCTCAAAGTCCTCTACATAGATCCGGAGCTGACTTACTTGAAAGATCTGGATCTGGCCGCTGCCGGGTCGAGCGAAAAGAGCGACGCATCGTACGACGGACGAAACGGAGTCAGATCGATCCGAGTGAGCCCGGACGGGAAACATTTGGCGTCCGGTGATCGATCTGGCAATATTCGAATTCACGATCTCTCCTCGTTGGAGGAACTGTGCTTGATCGAGGCGCACGACGCCGAAGTACTCTGCCTGGAGTATTCTAAATTCTCGCGATACTCGGCGGAGCCTCCGAGGCTGCTCGCCAGTGCCTCCAGGGATAGGCTGATCCACGTGTTCAGCGTCGATCAAGGCTACAACTTTTTGCAAACGCTCGACGATCATAGTTCTTCCATCACTGCCGTTAGATTCTTCAATCAGAGTAATCAGAGCAATCAGATACAAATGGTCTCCTGTGGTGCCGACAAGAGTATTATCTTTAGGCAGCTGCAATCG ACACCGGGAGGTATGCCGCAATTCGCCAGGGGTCACAACGCCCAGGGCAAGACCACTCTGTACGATATGGAGGTGGATTCTGGACAGAAACACGTCTTGACCGCCTGCCAGGACAGAAACATAAGGGTTTACAACGTAGCCACGGGTAAACACAGTAAAACGTTCAAGGGGTCTGTCGGCGAAGACGGATCGCTCATCAAAGTCGTTCTAG ACGCATCGGGAATCTACGTAGCTACCTCGTGTACGGATAAGACGTTGTGCGTGTACGATTACTACAGCGGCGAATGCATGGCCACTATGCTCGGTCACTCGGAGTTGGTGACAGGGCTGCGCTTCAGTCCCGACTGTCGCAACCTCGTGTCCGCTAGCGGAGACGGTTGTATATTCGTGTGGCGAGTTCCACGCGACATGGTCGTCACCATGCAGGCGCGTCTCGCTCAGCAAGCGATGCGAGCTGGAAA GAGGCCGTCACAGGTGAACGGCACTGGGATCGACATACAGTTGGACAACGAAACTTTCGGCTCGCCACCGCCGGAATTCCTCGATCCGAACGCGAACCCAGCGTCGCAGAACGTAGGCGTGGATTACAGATTCAGCGTGGGCCAGCTACCCCTCTGGGCGAAGAAGCAGATAAACACGACGAACGCGGACGAAAGTGCTGTCCTCGGTTCGAACGTGAGACCCCTCGGTGTGGACCTACCGAAGGGCAGATGGGCGCAAAGGGTTCAGCAAGGGGACGGTATAACGGTCAAGTCCGTGTACGACAGCGACGAAGTTATACCGTTTCCTCCGCCTCGTGGCGCTATCGATTCCgatggcggtggcggtggcggtggttCGAAGGATAGTTCGATCGACAGCGGAACCGAGACCAAGTGCAGCAGCGATTATCGCAGGGAAACGATCGTCATCAAAAGG GAAGAGGACGAAACTGTGTTTCAACCTTGTCCAGATAGTTACAGAGAATTAGCAGATGAAACGAAACAG GTGATCGGTGGTAACGTGACAGTAACTAGAGGTAGCAATATCACGGAATTGACACGACAATCAAGGAGTCGTCATCATACCGACGATAGCAGTCTTGGCAGCTTTAAATTTGAG GATCACGAGAGTACCGAGCACGACGGAGACGTGGAAGATTATTCGGAAGGAGAGAATGGTACAACCGGTTCAGAGAAATCTCATCATAGATTGATGTATTATCCTGCACCGGAAGATACGGTGTCGAATCAATTCACCGTAAACGCGATGGACGTCGAAGAACTTCGAAG GTCTCAGAGGAGACAGAAGAAGCCTAGAAACGGAGAGAGCGGTCGAACGAGCGAATTAACCGCTTCTGGTAGTCAGGACGACTCGGACTCCGAGGGCGGCGCTTCGACGCCCAGTGCCGAGCGAAATCCTCTGTCTATGTTGTCGGAAGCTAGTTCAGAGGGATTCGACCAACTAGCCAAGCAGAGTCACCGTGAAAAGTTCCTTAAGAACGCTTTTGAATCTCTCAGCGGTGCCGAAGAGCCTACCAATAGAAGCGTTAAAACGACTAGCATCAGTTCCCAGTTTCACGGAAG ACTCAGCGGTAACGGCGATAACGGCGGCAACAACAAGATTCGCAACGCAGCGGTAGTGAACGCAACGAAGCAAGCGAGAGGTGACTCGGACGTGGTGAAGAAGCGCGAAGAGTTGCAAAGGAGAATAGAGGAAACCAGAAGAAAATTGCAAAGC GTTGGCTATAAATCGTCGTTAAAAACCAGTCAAAGCATATCCGACTTGAGCAGCCATATACCGGAGAAACATCATCGTTCGAATAGATTGAGCACAGGTAACAAATCTGGTCAGCAAAGCCAATACTCGAAACCGATCAATCCCTGTAAACCTATACCGAATCCAAAGCCCCCGTTAAAACCTCAACAACTCGTTAACAAAATATCGGTTGTGGGTAATGCGCCACTTAAGCTAGATATTCCGAACGATAACTGCTTATCCAAAAGTCCGACTACGTCGTGCGTAAATGACAAGACAAAACCGTCTCTTAGTCGACCGTTAACGTTAACCTTAAAGAAAACTGAAAAGTATAAGCTATCGCTGAATAAACCGAATCAATCTTTGCCCGAGTCGCCCGTCTGCGAAGAGCTAAAGCTCTTGAAGGAACAGTGTAAAAAGAACGTTAGCCGATTCGCGAGATTCGCTCAGAAAAGGAGATCGTGTAGTTACTTTATCGGACTCGATGACAACGAGGAAGACATGGAAAATATAGCCAAGTCCTTCGAAAGTTTGCCCGCGATGAACGAGCGCAACATAGAAAACTTGAACGACCCGATGGACGACGGGGACGAAGGGAACGGAAACTTCAGCGACGACTCCCTGGAAGGTGACTTTAAGAATCCACCTCGACGATGCGTCAGCGATTATCAGATAAACATGCATATCGATCATCAACAAGGCACTCAGAGAAACTATTCCACGTATCAGACTTTCTCGAAACGAATTCTAACCGGTTCTCAAGAAAGCATCCTTTCGGACGCCTCGGTCGAGTCTTTCTCGAAAGGAAGCGCCGAAATTTTGGATTATAGCCACTACGACAACGACAGGCATTCGAGCGCGAGCTTCTTCTTGTCCCGTCGAAAGATGCAAGCTGGTCGAAGTCACGAGAGCATTCTCACGGACGAATCCGATTATCAGATGTTCCCGTTGCACGAGAACATGGATCACCGAAGCACCGAGAGCGTGTTGACCGACGACTCGGACTCTTTAGTGAAATCCGCGCCGTTGGAGATGCTGTTCGATTCGCACTATAAACGAAAAAGGCAAAATTCGGAAACGTATAGCGGTAATCCCAACAACGCCGTGATACCATCGAGTAATACCGAAAATTCTGCTAACGATCCAACGTCTTGTCGGGCTGTATTCAGATCGAAATCGCTGCAAGACACGCGAATAAGTCAAGCTAGGAACGAGAATAGCTATTCGGAGGATAACGCGCAGCCGGCAACTTGCATCTACTACGAATTCAATTTCAACGATCAGAACGACACGAACGTGGAAATGAGAATCGGAACTAAATCGGACACGATGTCGCGAAGCAATAGCCTAAAAGTGGCAAAGGAGCCGCAATCGATGTTGATTCTGAACGATTTCGTGGCTCACAAACCACCGAAACCTAAACGCAACTCGGCTCGAACGCAGAGCATGCGGAACAGAGCACGCCCTGCCTGGAACAAGTACGTAGACTCTGCGTCTCAATCTTCCTGCGTCAAGCCCGCCGATTCCGACAACTACCCGAACAAGTCTCACGGGGAGGACCGAGCGGTCAGAAACGGTGGCGAAGGCAATTCCGATGCGAACGAATCTTTGCGCGGTTCCAAGAGGATCGAGCAGCTTTTGCAACCCTCCAACTATTCTTTGCAGCCAAGCGACGATAAAGATTCGAAGACCAAGTTTTACAGCCTGCAGACTCGTCGGCCCGACAAAGGTATCGCGTACGACGCGGGTGGACCGATGGACAACTTTGCCTTCGATCCAAACGATTCCTCTTGTCAAACGAAGAGCTATCGAGCCCGCGACGTGGACGAGGATCAAATAGATTCTTCCCACGCGGAGAGAAATCGACATCGTTGCTTCGAGAATCAGATACCAACGAAAGACACGCAGGAGACCTACGACTCTCTGGAGCCTCCCACAGTTGTCTCCTGCGACTTGCAAGCGACCGGCATGCAAAACGCTTCGAATCTATTGACGACGAACGAACGCATCGACAATTTGGACGCCAGCGTCGATCTCAGGATCACTCGAGCCATCGAAGGGACCGTTAAGTTGCTTTCCAAGGAATTCGAGAACTTGGTGAGAAGGGAACAATACCTTATGAAGGAGAAGTGTCTGCGAATGTCGCATTGTCAGGAAACGAGCGAAAATTTCGCCAAGCTGGAGGCGGAAAGAGACGGCAGATTTTGTTCGTTGAGGCGCGACATAAGATTCCATTCCGGTGGCGAGGATAGCGATTGCGCGGATACGTCTGCGATGGACAAGTCGATGATGGAAAGCGGTTCCTCCACGTCCGCTTCGAGCTGCACGAACTCGCCAAAGCGAATGTGGCCGCCAGCCTCGCGCTGCCAAAGTCACACGAAGTGGACTAAAACGTTGCCCACCATTAATCAAGTCATTCTACCATCCAAGCATCTGTACGCAG TTGGCAGTAGTGGGGGGCGAATCTCGTCAAAAGTTTTTGACAGCGAAGAAGAGGGGGGTGGCATGCGACGTGCCTGCTCGCTGAGTGATCTTTCCGTCAGCCCGCCAAATAGGTTACTGCATGGCCCGATACAAG TTTCAGGAAAAGTAGGTAATAAGAACGCGAACGCTTCGGCGAGAAGTGGACTAGGAAGTGCAAATAGCGGGAATCAGTCGCGGCACAGTTCTACGAAGAACCATTCTTCTCACATGACAAGGAGCAGCAGCGTTGGCGTCCTAAATCAG AGCGACTCGGAATCGGACGTTGGAGCTGGAAACAACAGGGGTTGGAACAATCAGACAGGCAACAACAGAATCAGCGGGTTAATGAGGCCGACGATCAGTTCGCAAAACAAAATCAATCATCAGGCAAAGTCGAACTCCTCTTCTAACAGCAATTTGCCTTCCGTTCTCAGAAGAAGAGGAATGCAGGGAGCATATTCAAGTG TAAATCTAAGTCAAGTGGGTAATCAGGAAGATTCAAGTTCGGAAGATACCTCCTCTAATGGAAACGGTGGAAAACCGGCGCTTCCACCGAGACCTCGAAGTATCAGTATCGACCACTCCACGACGAG CTTAAGTCTACCCGGTACAACGGTAAGAAGGTCGGGATCGACGACGATTATAACTAACGGTCGTAACGGAAATAACACGATGGGACAGAGTGCAAGTCGAATGTCGACAACGAATCGCAATCAATTAGATCCTAGCCCACAGGAACTTCCAGTCAAAGATACCGATCGTGCCATCGATGTAGCCAGTGCCGAAT TAGGCACGGATAAAACATTAG TGTCAACGCAACTGTGCAATACGATCGCAGACGAATTAACACGAACAGCGGACAATGTCGTGCAACTGTACAAACGTTTAACGATAGATAACGAGGATGATCCGTCTCGAGCGAGCATCGACAGGGACACGATGTTGCGCGGCCTCGAATCGTCCGTAAACGAGACGATGCGCACGTTGCGACTGGTGGTTTCAGGTGGCGAGGGCCACGAAGGTTCCGCCAATGCCGAAAACGTTACGATGAACGAAGCCACCGCGAAATTTCAAGAACTGCTTGCTGGCCAAGATCAAGGAAAAGTGGTTAACATGATGCAGCAATACTCCGAGTTGCTACTAAACATGATGCAACAGAGAATGGGAGGGACGCAATCGAGCCATACGTAA